One region of Polaribacter pectinis genomic DNA includes:
- the kdsA gene encoding 3-deoxy-8-phosphooctulonate synthase, whose product MILSEIPNIKHTNSNNFFLLAGPCAIEGEEMAMRIAERVITITDKLEIPYIFKGSFKKANRSRIDSFTGIGDEKALKILRKVSETFGVPTVTDIHEVSDAAKAAEYVDVLQIPAFLVRQTDLVVAAAKTGKVVNLKKGQFMSPAAMKHAVQKVKDAGSNKAWITDRGTMFGYQDMIVDFRGIPEMREFAPTILDVTHSLQQPNQVAGVTGGRPDMIETIARAGIVNNVDGLFIETHFDPANAKSDGANMLHLDNFERLMTNLVAIRKTVNNL is encoded by the coding sequence ATGATTTTATCTGAAATTCCGAATATAAAACACACAAATTCAAATAACTTTTTTCTATTAGCTGGTCCTTGTGCAATTGAAGGCGAAGAAATGGCAATGAGAATTGCTGAAAGAGTAATTACAATTACCGATAAATTAGAAATTCCTTATATTTTTAAAGGAAGTTTTAAAAAAGCAAACAGAAGTAGAATTGATAGTTTTACAGGAATTGGAGACGAAAAAGCATTAAAGATTTTACGCAAAGTTTCCGAAACTTTTGGTGTGCCAACAGTTACAGATATTCACGAAGTTTCAGACGCTGCAAAAGCGGCAGAATATGTAGATGTTTTACAGATACCTGCTTTTTTGGTTCGTCAAACAGATTTAGTGGTTGCAGCTGCAAAAACAGGTAAGGTTGTCAACTTAAAAAAAGGACAATTTATGAGTCCTGCTGCAATGAAACACGCAGTGCAAAAAGTAAAAGATGCTGGCTCTAATAAAGCTTGGATTACAGATAGAGGAACCATGTTTGGTTACCAGGATATGATTGTAGATTTTAGAGGAATTCCAGAAATGCGCGAATTTGCACCCACAATTTTAGATGTTACACATTCTCTGCAACAGCCAAATCAAGTTGCTGGAGTTACTGGTGGAAGACCAGATATGATTGAAACTATTGCCAGAGCAGGAATTGTAAATAACGTAGATGGTTTATTTATAGAAACACATTTCGACCCAGCAAATGCAAAATCTGATGGCGCAAATATGTTACATTTAGACAATTTCGAGCGTTTAATGACAAATTTAGTAGCTATTAGAAAAACGGTTAATAATTTATAA
- a CDS encoding transglutaminase domain-containing protein: protein MKQLLFFFLFISIATNSQEFKKVDSLVLEYPRFSKVEDLATKIDRDFTSDEDKARAAFFWLAKNIRYNLKEFYKPRQRSYNFSYATEEEKKQKLQGLKDEIVAEAFLNKTGVCEEYAQAFKKICDLLGLEAEVIKGNVRNVPDEIGKPESTTNHAWNAVKLNNKWIILDATWAAGYEYNGRWVRKFDNYFYNIPKEKIFKTHLPEDSIWVLRFGRISKEEFYNQPIYGHSFLTSRAELISPKKGIIPINSSKNIELKFKDLPVNPIIYYTFKGMRYAEKPNITKENNVFTLTIKNAQKNSELVLYINKEAALQFKTK, encoded by the coding sequence ATGAAACAACTGCTATTTTTCTTTTTATTTATTTCTATTGCCACAAATTCGCAAGAATTTAAAAAGGTAGATTCTTTGGTTTTAGAATATCCACGATTTTCTAAAGTAGAAGATTTAGCCACTAAAATTGATAGAGATTTTACTTCGGATGAAGATAAAGCCAGAGCTGCATTCTTTTGGTTAGCAAAAAACATAAGGTATAATCTAAAAGAATTTTACAAACCAAGACAAAGAAGTTATAACTTTAGTTATGCAACTGAAGAAGAAAAAAAACAAAAACTGCAAGGTTTAAAAGATGAAATTGTTGCTGAAGCTTTTTTGAATAAAACCGGAGTTTGCGAAGAATACGCCCAAGCTTTTAAAAAAATATGTGATTTATTGGGTTTAGAAGCTGAAGTTATTAAAGGAAATGTTAGAAATGTACCTGATGAAATTGGCAAACCAGAAAGCACAACAAACCACGCTTGGAATGCTGTAAAACTAAATAATAAATGGATTATTTTAGATGCAACTTGGGCTGCAGGTTATGAATATAATGGACGTTGGGTACGTAAGTTTGATAATTATTTTTACAACATTCCCAAAGAAAAAATTTTTAAAACTCATTTACCAGAAGATTCTATTTGGGTATTGCGTTTTGGTAGAATTAGTAAAGAAGAATTTTACAATCAACCTATTTATGGACATTCTTTTTTGACTTCTAGAGCAGAATTAATATCTCCAAAAAAAGGTATCATACCTATTAATTCATCAAAAAATATTGAATTAAAATTTAAAGACTTACCAGTAAATCCCATCATTTATTACACTTTTAAAGGAATGAGATATGCTGAAAAACCCAATATTACAAAAGAAAACAATGTGTTTACTTTAACTATTAAAAATGCACAAAAAAACTCGGAATTAGTTTTATATATAAATAAAGAAGCGGCACTTCAGTTTAAAACAAAATAA
- a CDS encoding DUF1801 domain-containing protein, with product MKPAEEYILNQPEPFKSILMHLQILIEGSFPEVDLQFKWKIPFYYLNDKPFCYLNASKKKKYVDVVFWVSAHLTKYNEFLISENRKVVKSLRYKSLDDINETVLLSVLEEAHQLKDKGFYKRD from the coding sequence ATGAAACCAGCAGAAGAATATATTTTAAATCAACCAGAACCTTTTAAATCTATTTTAATGCATTTGCAAATTTTAATTGAAGGTAGTTTTCCAGAAGTAGATTTGCAATTTAAATGGAAAATACCCTTTTATTATCTAAATGATAAACCATTTTGTTATTTAAATGCATCTAAAAAGAAAAAGTATGTAGACGTTGTTTTTTGGGTTTCTGCTCATCTAACAAAATACAACGAATTCTTAATTTCAGAGAACAGAAAAGTTGTAAAATCTTTGCGTTACAAATCTTTAGATGATATAAATGAAACTGTTTTATTATCTGTATTAGAAGAAGCACATCAACTAAAAGATAAAGGGTTTTACAAAAGAGATTAA
- a CDS encoding mechanosensitive ion channel family protein: protein MNFTELFDNPIFVNIASVFLLFVVVYIVIKMAQKGATKLATDNASKYKMRKFVNFLGYIIFVIGIMLIFNAKLSGFGTALGVAGAGIAFALQEIIVSIAGYIAIFTSNFYKVGDRVKLGGIKGDVIDIGILRTTLMEIGDWVNGDLYNGKMVRVANSFIFKEPVYNYSGDFPFLWDEITIPIKTDGDYQYAKEKFYEILKDEVGDFSETSQVAWNKMIGTYSLENARVKPMITMAFDENWITFTLRYVVDYKSRRGTKSILFDKILTSIKSSNGKVEVASAAYEVFNK, encoded by the coding sequence ATGAACTTTACTGAATTATTCGACAATCCTATTTTTGTAAACATAGCATCAGTATTTTTACTTTTTGTTGTTGTTTACATCGTTATAAAAATGGCTCAAAAAGGAGCTACAAAGTTGGCAACAGACAATGCTTCTAAATATAAAATGAGAAAGTTTGTCAACTTTTTAGGCTACATCATTTTTGTTATTGGAATTATGCTAATTTTTAATGCAAAACTCTCCGGATTTGGAACTGCTTTAGGAGTTGCAGGAGCAGGGATTGCATTTGCATTACAAGAAATAATTGTGAGTATTGCTGGTTATATTGCCATTTTTACAAGTAACTTTTACAAAGTTGGCGATCGTGTAAAATTAGGTGGAATTAAAGGAGACGTTATTGATATTGGTATTTTAAGAACCACTTTAATGGAAATTGGCGATTGGGTAAATGGCGACTTATACAATGGTAAAATGGTACGTGTTGCCAACAGTTTTATATTTAAAGAACCTGTTTATAATTATTCTGGAGACTTTCCTTTTTTGTGGGACGAGATTACAATTCCTATCAAAACAGATGGCGATTATCAATATGCGAAAGAGAAATTTTACGAAATTCTAAAAGATGAAGTTGGTGATTTTTCTGAAACTTCTCAAGTTGCATGGAATAAAATGATTGGGACATACAGTTTAGAAAACGCAAGAGTAAAACCAATGATAACGATGGCTTTTGATGAAAACTGGATTACTTTCACGTTAAGGTACGTAGTAGACTACAAATCTAGAAGAGGCACAAAATCTATTTTATTTGATAAAATTCTAACTTCAATTAAATCTTCAAACGGAAAAGTTGAGGTTGCTTCTGCAGCTTATGAAGTTTTTAATAAGTAA
- a CDS encoding DUF3820 family protein yields MEENNLQNRQFLIDLSKMKMPFGKYKGRFLIDLPEHYIVWYHNKGFPKGKLGQQMHLVYELQLNGLEDLIRKIK; encoded by the coding sequence ATGGAAGAGAATAATCTTCAAAATAGACAGTTTCTGATTGATTTATCAAAAATGAAAATGCCTTTTGGAAAATACAAAGGCAGGTTTTTAATTGATTTACCAGAACATTACATTGTTTGGTATCATAACAAAGGTTTTCCAAAAGGAAAATTAGGGCAACAAATGCATTTAGTTTATGAACTACAATTGAATGGATTAGAAGATTTGATTCGTAAAATCAAATAA